TTTCATGGTTGTGGTCTAGGAAAAACTTTTCAGACATTTTCTTTAAGGAAAAAGGTTTTGTTTTAGAATATTTGAGAAATTTAGCAAGTCTTCAAAAAGGAATTTTCTGGATTTCGAATGTGAACCTATGGTTTTTGGAAAGACTCATAAGACGAGCAATGATCACTGAACTCTAAGAATGATCTTATCTTTACGTATCTTGTTATAGCAAATTCTGTAATCCTATAGTGAGAACAAGCGAGGACGACGTTCTCACTCCCCTACAGGTTATTCCTTTTCAGGATATAGAAGACGAAGCTTCAGGAgagttatgtttatttttttttatttattcggTCTTTTTGTATCACCGTAGCTATTATTTCTTTCCTCACCTTTATCTTTATGAAGTTTGTAAGAGAGATAGGAAATTATGATATGtataatagtaaactagtgttatgtatatgtatgtatatatctTAAGGTTGTATCTGAATTGTATGTACATGTATGTTTAGATTTTCACGAAAAAGAGTTATCGAAGTGTTATGCggttttaagttttaaacaggctcatattttagtctTAAATATTATAAGAGTCGTGGTAATACTcgagctatcagagtggcgcagctGGAAGCATGACATTttgatagttagggtgttacatttgtggtatcagagcggtctttcctgtagagcctgaggaatggaccgactatgcttcaattgcatactctgagcgtTTGTCATGTAATAGGTCTTGTTGAATGacgagaattagagctttatgcacatgaGTGTCTATTGATTAATGCCATTAGTCTTGCGTTGCATAATTCCTgatattaagtttggccggcttaatactagtgaattatgtatatgaaagcactgatgggttatcatagatgaTATACGAGTTTTGAGTAAAGTAAATCGCGGGTTTTGGAAATGTTAGAAACTATTTCTCGAGGTTACTCAGTTATGTGCTTTGGATTCTGTTGGATGTCATGTGACTTATTGTTTCTTAGCTTATTTTGATGTTCTTGTCAATTCTTTTGGGAAGCATTTTGATGTTTTCAATCCTATTTTTCTGTTCATATGCATTCTTCTTGATTCTAAATTGCATATGCCGGTTTGAATTTCTTGGTGTATCTGTCTTTCTCTGTTTGAGCTCTTTTCTtgatttatgtaattttttCGACATGATTTTGAACTTCTCTTGATGCAACGTGTTTATGTCCTTACTTCTAGTCTTAAAAAAAAATGGTGATTCAGTTTTTCTCTTAATTGACTATATTTATAACCAATTTTCAAACTTTTATAAAATCGCTTTTGATTTGATATACACCTATCTATATAAAACTTTGAAAATTCCTTATGCAATTTAAAaactatttatttctaatacctCGCATGTTCTTTTACTGGTTTATGGAACTACACTTACTTTAAATACAATTTgacttttcaaaataattttattacgGTCCCTATACGTAACTCTATTTGATTACGTACTTaggtattttttaaattcttaaagGAAAGGCTTTTCACTTTATTTCCAGTTAGTTTTCGTTTGACAAATTGACTTTAATTTAGCATGATACATTATTTACGTAtttgttgttcttttgaaaatattaGGTTCATACCTTTCCTCTCAAGTATGGGCTAATTCTTTAAGCTTGTATTTCTATGGTCATGATacttgattttgtttttaactactctttttcttttatgaaCACCACCAGTAGTCTCAGTTTTCCTTCTCTTGTGAATTTCATGCTCCTCTAAGTCAACTTAAATTGTTTCTATCTAGTGTGTTGTTTGTCCTCCCAATTGTCCTTCTTTAGTCAAATGTTCTTTCTTGAAAATTCACTGTTGATTGAGTTGTTTTTCCTGACGAGTGTTGCATCCTTTTGAATCAATGGAAAGCTTGTTTGGTGTCCCATGCTTCGTGGATCTTGTTTGAACTCCCTTGACTTGAGATCCTTTCTTGTTTGGTCTAATTCCCTTTTAAGTACATCTTAATACTCTTAAATATTCTTATGTGATGGCAATTTCAAGTGTATTCTTAGAGTTTTGATGTGAACTTTTGAAGCAAGTTTTGGATTCTCTTAAGAAACTTAAATCAATTCTTCTCGCTTAAAAATTGCATCCATAACTATCCTTTAAATTGAAAAAGTTATTTTGGAGTTGACATGCATTATTTTGAATAAAGTTTTGAAACCGACTGATAAGTAAATTTTTACTTTAGGGTTTCCTTTTCTAAATAGAGTTTAACTTGTTCCATATTTGCTATAAAATTTTATACACACTTGTTTGAATTTAGACTTTGAGAGTTATTGAACAAACGTTTGATTTTCTTACAACCCTGCCACAATATCAGTGTATACTTTTAGTTGATTGAGTACCTAAATGTCTTTCAGGATTTTCGAAAGATTGTTTTGGCCTTAACCTAATTGACTTTCAATTTTCAATCCTCACCTATTCTATCTTTTACTTGGAAACTATTTGGATAAAACAcaatttagttttcttttaaccATATTGCAGTTTTGATATATGTTTATGTTACCCTTTTGTGAACTGCGAATTACATACTTTTCTTTTAACACAGGAGGTGATCTTCTTTCAGTCTTTCATTCTTTATATTAAAATGTATTATGTGAACTTgatcaaaaattttaaatcttgagAGTGTCATTACTAGCTTTAGTTGACCTTCTTCTATGATTTTATACTTGTTAACTCAGCTTGATTTAGTTCCAAATCACTGTCTTGCTTATCCTTTTGTGTTCCTATCAGTTGTCTCTGATTCAGGAGTCATCTTTGAGGTTGTTAAACTGAATTTCTTTCCAATACTCTTCATTGATTGTACATCCTTGTTTACTTGTAAATTCAACAATTCTTTCAGAACTCTTGCGTAGATTATCCTTGTTGTTTGTCCTTCTATTTTAAAGTCTTTTACCTTTCTGAGTAAACTCGAGAATTGTTGTGATGTCACGTGCGATCTTTAGGTATAGTAATGCGATGCGTAGTTCTTTAAGGCCTGTTCGTGGATACGAAAGGTGAAGTGGTAAGAGTGCAACGTTATGAGAAGTTGTGGGAGTTTTGTTTCTCGTGGAAGAGTCTGCGGATGTTAGGTTTGTGACCGGATATGGAGTTGTGAAGTGATAGATGGAGTTGGGAAGTGGAAGTTTCGAAGGGGTAAGAGATCTGTGAAGAAATGCTATATCCGTTGTTTTAATACTAACTTGTCTTGTAGCCTTTTGCCACATTAACTATAGCTCTGCTTTGTGAACGCCTATCTTGACTTGCACCTTATATTGTTTCTCCAAGCTTTTGTAAGATTTTGAAACCATATAACCTTTTGTATTGAGCCTATCTTGTATCCTTCACCTTACACTATACCTTACCTTTACATTTAAATCTTATGGATATCAGGTATTTGAacttgtgtatatatatgtgttaaGATCTCTTACTTTTCTAAAAGGTATTTAAGGCTATGTACTATATTATGtattactttaattttcgaggacgaaaatttttataaggtgggtggAATGTAAGACCCAAGACTTTTGAGAAGTCCTATTTTGAACtaatttcaaatcatatatttatttatatttttaatttcataaattatcttattaaaggtaattaaaggtagttttgattaattggatttgaaataaattaaggtTTTTATCCAAACTCTATACTTATGGAGTATTTTTCTATTTACAACTTAAAGTTCtagaaatctaaaaataatgaGTTTGGGCTATTTAAATTAagattttatctaattttataattattgagttattttatatatttaaattgtaaaattagtagttttgaaataataaggatttttatatgatttggactaaataattaatattttaaaatattgataCTACTATTTTCGGAAAATAAaggatttaattatattatgtCTAATTATCTGATTTGgactttttattgaaaataatttgtgaaattgatgagtaaatagtattttctatatacaattagtgttgaatttaatttgggtttcgattattatattattcccaattttatgtgaaattaccaaattacccctaaccttaattttcaaaataaagaaaCCCTAACCCAGTAACCCGTTACCCGACCCGGTTCTCTTTCAACCCCACTCAGCCCCCCCAAACCCAGCTGCAACACATAGCAGCAATAGCTgccaagaaagaaagagagttcTGAGAGGGAGTAGAGGAGAACAGAAGAAGGAAGGTAGGGGAGGCCTCGCCGCCGTCGATCTGCCGCCCTGGAGCTCGCCGTCGAGCTGCTTTGCGGCGCCATCCATGGAGCCACGAGCTCGCGCCTCGCCATTGACCCACACCTCGTCGCTGCCGCCGCCATTGTTGGCAAGGGATGGAGGAGATCCGAGAGGGAAGGAGAGCGCCGGTGAAGGGAGGAGCCCGCACCATCGAGAGCCGCGAGGAGAGGAAGGTGTCACCGTTCCGTGTGGCCGCGCCAACGTTGCCGTCAGGGTTTTCTTCGCCGCCGTCCTTGCTCGTCGTTCCCCTTGAAGTCGTTGCCGTTGATCCTTGCCCCTGTCGCCGCCGCGAGTTGCTAACAGGGATCGGAGCTGAGGGAGAGGGTCGTGTAAGGAGGGGGAGTTGTTGCTGCCGGAGACGCAAGCTGGAGGAGCTACCTTCAGCCGCCGCCGTTGCGCCAGTCGCCGCCGTGTGCCGTCATTGCTGGGTGTGCCACCGCCGCCACCTCTGGTCTGTCACCGTTGAACAGATCcgcgaagagagagagagaacctgGGAAGAGGCCGCTGCCGGAGGAGAAACCAATCTCGCCGCCGTGCCTGGCCGCCAAAAAACCTCGTCGCCGCCGCCGGAAAATTCTGCCGGTAAGGATTTAAGTTGATCTTCATTTCCTTTGGATTTCCGGAAGCTTCATTGTCATTGTATGATTGGTTTCAGTTACCGTTGCCAGAGATCTGGTCGCCGCCGCCACTCGAGGTGGTTGCTGGGGCTGCCGGCAAACCGGCTCAGCTATCGCCGCTGTTTCGTTTTCTTAGTTTGGTAAGTAATTGTGTTTTGAAAACCCCCGCTTTAGTGTTTGGTTATGTTTGGTTAAAGACCTTGAGGTTTGGTAACGTAGGTTG
The genomic region above belongs to Arachis stenosperma cultivar V10309 chromosome 5, arast.V10309.gnm1.PFL2, whole genome shotgun sequence and contains:
- the LOC130979077 gene encoding uncharacterized protein LOC130979077, producing the protein MEEIREGRRAPVKGGARTIESREERKVSPFRVAAPTLPSGFSSPPSLLVVPLEVVAVDPCPCRRRELLTGIGAEGEGRVRRGSCCCRRRKLEELPSAAAVAPVAAVCRHCWVCHRRHLWSVTVEQIREERERTWEEAAAGGETNLAAVPGRQKTSSPPPENSAVTVARDLVAAATRGGCWGCRQTGSAIAAVSFS